The following nucleotide sequence is from Pseudomonas sp. RC10.
ACGGCTGCCAGCGCGGGATCAAGATTGCCGATGGCATTGGATGAGAGCAGGTTGCCAGCTTCTTTAGGGGCCATCACGCGTTGAGACGCGCTCAGGGCCGGGGATGTCGCGTTAGCAGAACTCGCAGCAGGTTGCGTTGCAGCCATGGCGGAACCGCTGGCGAGTATCGCCCCCGTGATCGCCACGGCAAGGATCGTTCGCACATTGAAGTGATGCATTTTGGTTTTGAAGGTCATTTCAGTGGGTCTCCGTTTCCCACTAAATTGACCACTTAAAGGTTTAGAGAAAAGAACCAAAAAAAGCTTGAATCACTGTACTACCGAAAAACGCATCGACAGGCTGGGCGCGATACTGAGGCTCGCCCGAGGCGGTCAATCCATAAAATTGGCGCAATGCCGATATCTTTTGACTGTTTTCCAATGACGGCTTTTTGGAAATACGTCCCTAATGACGCGAATTTCCACGCGCCCCATGCCGTGGACCACGTCAACGAAAGACAAGCGAAGCGGGTCGGTGTGTATGCCGGGTATATCTAATGATCACGACATCAACAGCCTTGATCGTGGCGCACTCCCCAGAGAGGCAGGTGGCAGCGTGCAAGCCCCGCAGATGCAGGGTTCGAAGTCGATGCTGGACATGGGGCGACGGTCTGCGCATGCGCTGCAAAGCAGGCCACAAAGGGTTTGCGTACTGGGTGCGACGGGGTCGGTAGGCGCCAGCACGCTCGATGTCATCGGTCTTCATCCAGGAAAATACGAAGTCTTTGCGCTGAGCGGATACAGCCGTCTGGCAGCACTTGAAAAACTCTGTGTACGCCACCGTCCCCAGTATGTGGTCATTCCCCGGGCCGAGGATCAGGAGAGCTTTCAGCGTCGGCTCGTTGAGGCAGGCCTGGATACCATGGTGTTGGCGGGTGCCGACAGCCTCGATTTCGTTGCGAGCCATCAAGACGTAGACACTGTGGTTGCTGCAATCGTAGGCAGCGCCGGTCTCTCCTCGACGTTGTCCGCCGTCCGCGCCGGCAAGAAAATACTGTTGGCAAATAAAGAAGCGCTCGTCATGTCGGGCGCATTGTTCATGCAATTAGTGCGTGAGAGCGGTGCGACGATCATGCCGATCGACAGTGAGCACAACGCGATTTTTCAGTGCCTTCCGTTCCGACCTCATGACGGTCTGTCGGCAGTGGGGGTGCGGCGGATCATCCTGACCGCCTCAGGCGGACCCTTGCGCAACACGCCCGCTCAATTGTTGCGCGAGGTCACTGTTGAGCAAGCCTGTGCGCACCCGACCTGGTCGATGGGCAGAAAGATCTCGGTTGATTCTGCGACGCTCATGAACAAAGGACTGGAGCTGATTGAGGCCTGCTGGCTATTCAACGCTGCTCCCAGCAAGGTGGAAGTGGTCATTCATCCTCAAAGCGTTGTGCATTCGCTCGTTGACTATGTGGACGGCTCAATGCTGGCTCATCTCGGAAACCCTGACATGCGCGTTCCCATCAGTCACGCGCTTGCCTGGCCTCAGCGTATAGAGTCCGGAGTGGCGACGTTGGACCTGCTGAAGGTGGCTCGACTTGATTTTGAATCACCCGACGAGGATCGATTTCCTTGTCTGAGGCTGGCACGCGAGGCTGCGACCGCCGGTGGCTCCGCACCTGCAATACTGAACGCAGCTAACGAAGTCGCAGTCCAGGCATTTTTGTCTGGGCACGTGGCGTTCACGCAAATCGCGGATATTGTGGATTGTACTTTACAGCACGTGGCGGAAGTTCGAGTGCGCACGCTAGAGCAGGTCATTGAAGCCGATGCTGTCGCAAGAAGAGAAGCAACAAGATGGTTGAAAGCAATAAGCTGATACAGGGGTAATATTCCATGGGGGGTGCAAGGCACCTCCCATGGAGAGCGTACGGCCGTCAATTACCGCTATTGCAACCACCGCCCATCATCATATACCGCAGAATATGCGTTTTTCCTTGGCTGTCATCGTAAGTCATTTTGACGGGCGTAATGCTGC
It contains:
- the ispC gene encoding 1-deoxy-D-xylulose-5-phosphate reductoisomerase → MGRRSAHALQSRPQRVCVLGATGSVGASTLDVIGLHPGKYEVFALSGYSRLAALEKLCVRHRPQYVVIPRAEDQESFQRRLVEAGLDTMVLAGADSLDFVASHQDVDTVVAAIVGSAGLSSTLSAVRAGKKILLANKEALVMSGALFMQLVRESGATIMPIDSEHNAIFQCLPFRPHDGLSAVGVRRIILTASGGPLRNTPAQLLREVTVEQACAHPTWSMGRKISVDSATLMNKGLELIEACWLFNAAPSKVEVVIHPQSVVHSLVDYVDGSMLAHLGNPDMRVPISHALAWPQRIESGVATLDLLKVARLDFESPDEDRFPCLRLAREAATAGGSAPAILNAANEVAVQAFLSGHVAFTQIADIVDCTLQHVAEVRVRTLEQVIEADAVARREATRWLKAIS